A genomic window from Marispirochaeta aestuarii includes:
- a CDS encoding phosphoribosyltransferase family protein, which translates to MGRLLVVGNIAESPFSADIGYYLRQEEHYSDLVSLKSFLNGEFCPRFIVDEASWENIGRKLESYTVMITSTAMSGFSRDELAMRNFLISRAAKDNGADRVILLEPDLFYSAQDRGPRPEHGATPVKRSIQDYKKFDGQPFSARLYADLLKESGTDEVVTVHNHSPSVEHIFMDRFSGYFTNLLPCDVYADYLRDSDIAEVDNMVLCSPDSGASGFCLRLHKALNNPGVKMLKMNKHRSDERTVDVSLAEDSPADIGDIAGKDVIVVDDMVRTGTTIIECCRLLKSGNPRRIIFVVTHFYSSREGRITLNDPIIDEIVTTSTIPQILNRDMQGRLRHKMVVLRLGRWISNAVTGLRGIDQASLPGPLYTEDISSKHPRWKGRTGPICGQ; encoded by the coding sequence ATGGGCAGGTTACTGGTCGTCGGAAACATTGCGGAGAGTCCTTTTTCAGCGGATATCGGGTATTACCTGAGGCAGGAGGAGCACTATTCCGATCTTGTCTCGCTGAAAAGCTTTCTCAACGGTGAATTCTGCCCTCGCTTTATTGTAGATGAGGCCTCCTGGGAAAACATCGGGCGCAAACTGGAATCCTATACCGTCATGATTACCAGTACCGCCATGTCCGGTTTCAGCCGGGATGAGCTTGCCATGAGGAATTTTCTGATTTCCAGGGCAGCCAAGGATAACGGCGCCGACCGGGTCATTCTCCTTGAACCGGACCTGTTCTACAGCGCCCAGGACCGGGGGCCCCGGCCGGAACATGGTGCGACCCCGGTAAAACGCAGTATCCAGGACTACAAGAAGTTTGACGGACAGCCTTTTTCCGCCCGGCTCTACGCCGATCTGCTGAAAGAGTCCGGGACTGACGAAGTGGTGACTGTACACAACCACTCCCCGTCGGTGGAGCATATCTTCATGGACAGATTCTCCGGCTATTTTACCAACCTTCTTCCCTGCGATGTGTATGCGGATTACCTGAGGGATTCGGATATAGCCGAGGTGGACAATATGGTGCTCTGTTCTCCGGATTCGGGGGCTTCCGGATTCTGCCTGCGTCTGCATAAGGCCCTGAATAATCCCGGGGTAAAAATGCTGAAGATGAACAAGCACCGCAGCGACGAGCGCACCGTGGACGTCTCCCTGGCCGAGGACTCGCCGGCGGATATAGGCGACATCGCCGGCAAGGATGTAATAGTTGTTGATGATATGGTTCGAACCGGGACGACCATTATCGAGTGCTGCCGTCTTCTTAAAAGCGGAAATCCCCGGCGGATTATCTTTGTGGTGACTCACTTCTACTCGAGCAGGGAGGGGCGCATAACCCTCAACGACCCGATTATAGACGAAATAGTGACCACCAGCACCATACCCCAGATTCTGAACCGGGACATGCAGGGCCGGCTGAGGCACAAGATGGTGGTCCTGCGACTGGGCCGCTGGATCTCCAATGCTGTAACCGGTCTCCGGGGCATCGATCAGGCCTCGCTCCCGGGACCCCTTTATACTGAAGACATCTCATCCAAACATCCCCGCTGGAAAGGCCGGACAGGCCCCATCTGCGGACAATAA
- a CDS encoding glycosyltransferase family 4 protein — MSSGFRIGIISGKLGDVDGVSLEVDKWIRILGEMGHEVHTIAGKYGTPLVSLPQERQFTLPNIRFDSREQKWYESQVFPFLQKHPPHITPKRKKIILDRLQFEGKEVANRLFEYVQNNSLDVIVAQNTNAMPMTLLGGMGVYELATQRRVATIFHHHDFWWERSRFSNSHIEGLLGRIMPPTDPGLEHIVLSTYAAHILRSIKRVQPKLVPNCEDFDNPVVKDEYNADFRRELGFRDSDILVVQPTRIVRRKRIEDSIGLMGRLIALHPEIADRVHFIISLYQGDEPDENYIGEIRQMAQGLGVQVHLISDRVASERGTDEGGRKLYTNRDVLANADLVTYLPIWEGFGNALLEAMAAKVPVVTTTYLVYKTDIGILKFRNVEILDVYGDDGHLVIPDQAVEEVYELLTNPAVRQEAVEHNFEIAAREFGFGKLRERIGTILEDYGDEIRASRKRVARSKQAYSV, encoded by the coding sequence GTGAGCTCAGGCTTTCGTATCGGAATAATTTCCGGAAAACTCGGTGATGTCGACGGGGTTTCCCTCGAAGTCGACAAGTGGATCAGGATTCTCGGCGAGATGGGCCATGAGGTCCATACCATCGCCGGAAAATACGGTACTCCCCTGGTAAGCCTTCCCCAGGAACGGCAGTTTACCCTGCCGAACATCCGTTTCGACAGTCGGGAGCAGAAGTGGTACGAGAGCCAGGTCTTTCCATTTCTGCAGAAGCACCCGCCTCATATAACACCGAAGCGGAAAAAGATCATCCTTGACCGCCTGCAGTTCGAAGGCAAGGAGGTGGCCAACCGGCTCTTCGAGTATGTGCAGAACAACAGTCTGGATGTAATCGTGGCCCAGAATACCAATGCCATGCCCATGACCCTGCTGGGAGGGATGGGGGTCTACGAGCTGGCGACTCAGCGAAGGGTGGCTACAATTTTTCATCACCACGATTTCTGGTGGGAACGGAGTCGTTTTTCCAACAGCCATATCGAAGGTCTGCTGGGGCGGATCATGCCGCCCACGGACCCGGGACTGGAGCATATTGTGCTCTCCACCTACGCCGCCCATATCCTGCGGTCCATCAAGCGGGTACAGCCCAAGCTGGTTCCCAACTGCGAGGATTTTGACAACCCCGTTGTAAAGGATGAGTACAATGCGGATTTCCGCAGGGAACTGGGATTCAGGGATTCGGATATTCTCGTCGTGCAGCCCACCAGGATCGTCCGGCGCAAGAGAATCGAAGATTCCATTGGTCTCATGGGAAGGCTGATAGCCCTGCATCCTGAAATAGCCGACAGGGTCCATTTTATTATCTCCCTGTACCAGGGGGACGAACCGGACGAAAACTATATCGGAGAGATCCGGCAGATGGCGCAGGGACTGGGGGTCCAGGTACATCTGATTTCCGACCGCGTTGCCTCGGAGCGGGGAACAGATGAAGGGGGGCGGAAGCTCTACACGAACCGGGATGTCCTGGCCAATGCGGATCTGGTAACCTATCTTCCCATCTGGGAGGGCTTCGGCAACGCCCTGCTCGAGGCCATGGCGGCAAAGGTTCCGGTTGTGACCACCACCTACCTGGTCTACAAGACCGACATCGGGATTCTCAAGTTCAGGAACGTGGAAATCCTTGATGTGTACGGCGACGACGGACACCTGGTAATCCCCGACCAGGCGGTGGAAGAGGTCTATGAGCTGCTGACGAATCCCGCGGTCAGGCAGGAGGCGGTGGAACACAACTTTGAGATAGCCGCCAGGGAGTTCGGCTTCGGAAAACTGCGGGAGAGGATCGGGACGATCCTGGAGGATTACGGTGACGAGATCCGTGCCTCCCGCAAGCGTGTCGCCCGCAGCAAGCAGGCCTACTCCGTGTAG
- a CDS encoding DUF6588 family protein — protein MKRLLTITTVLMLIMNFSLTAQTPDLDEFIATFEDFADDAAPSMPILADVGLRWSDSYIGGFPHFGVGTSLGFVVVPMDDIEGFFTNLGVTEVPKELKDLGGLPVPATSVEARLGGLILPFDFGIKAGYIPEFAKDSFNDVSVDYKMFGFDMRYRVMKEGLLMPEISVGAGYTYLNGMVSTSVGETTTISDPDPDPTIGPNNNLGNLTFNSPDVVFGWRSNVIDAKVQISKSFLFILRPYIGFGVSYGVSEVGGGYDADVTTDTGNGVTIQDWKNKYGSDFDDIDSDGATVYSEANGASFRAYLGTSVELLFAKLDLSGTYNPVSGAYGGQLNLRAQF, from the coding sequence ATGAAACGCCTGCTGACAATAACAACAGTTTTAATGTTAATTATGAATTTTTCTCTGACGGCCCAGACTCCTGATCTTGACGAGTTTATCGCCACCTTTGAAGATTTCGCCGACGATGCGGCACCCTCGATGCCTATTCTGGCTGACGTAGGCCTGCGCTGGTCCGACAGCTACATCGGCGGATTCCCCCATTTCGGCGTGGGTACCTCGCTGGGTTTTGTAGTTGTTCCCATGGACGATATCGAAGGCTTCTTTACAAACCTCGGAGTAACGGAAGTTCCGAAGGAGCTGAAGGACCTGGGAGGGCTGCCTGTCCCCGCAACTTCGGTGGAAGCAAGATTAGGCGGACTTATCCTGCCCTTCGATTTCGGCATCAAGGCCGGATATATCCCCGAATTTGCCAAAGACTCTTTTAACGATGTCTCCGTGGACTACAAGATGTTCGGTTTCGACATGCGTTACCGGGTTATGAAAGAAGGCCTTCTGATGCCTGAGATCTCCGTAGGGGCCGGTTATACGTATCTTAATGGAATGGTTTCCACCAGTGTTGGTGAAACGACTACAATATCCGACCCTGATCCTGACCCGACAATCGGACCCAACAATAACTTGGGAAATCTGACATTTAATTCCCCGGACGTTGTCTTCGGATGGCGTAGCAATGTCATTGACGCTAAGGTTCAGATCAGCAAGAGCTTCTTATTTATACTTCGCCCGTACATCGGTTTTGGAGTATCATATGGTGTTTCCGAAGTTGGTGGAGGATATGATGCTGACGTAACAACTGACACCGGCAATGGAGTTACTATTCAAGACTGGAAAAATAAATACGGCAGTGATTTCGATGATATTGATTCCGACGGTGCCACCGTCTACTCCGAAGCTAATGGCGCATCCTTCCGGGCCTACCTGGGAACCTCCGTGGAGCTGCTCTTTGCCAAGCTGGACCTTTCCGGAACCTACAACCCCGTTTCCGGGGCCTACGGCGGCCAGCTGAACCTGCGGGCCCAGTTCTAG
- the aroC gene encoding chorismate synthase: MSGSSFGTLFRISTFGESHGPGVGVIVDGVPPGLPLSEEDIQLEMNRRKPGQSEVTTPRQESDRVHILSGVFEGLTTGTPLGIVLYNQDMRPSAYDDIRELFRPGHADFTYLAKYGIRDHRGSGRASGRETAGRVAAGAVAKKLLAQRGVSVTAYTLRAAGISCESFDPAVIEKNPMRACDPVAAEKMVARVKELSEIGDSVGGIIECRIQGVPAGLGEPVFDKLDAELAHAILSLGAVKGIEFGSGFACADMRGSEHNDWMDSEGFLSNNAGGVLGGISTGQEIVFRAAVKPTSSITVKQKTRNIRGEEREIVTEGRHDPCICPRIVPVMEAMAAIVLADQFMRQEARGRKNQA, translated from the coding sequence ATGTCAGGTAGCAGCTTCGGTACCCTGTTTCGTATAAGCACCTTCGGTGAGTCCCACGGACCCGGGGTCGGTGTCATCGTGGACGGCGTTCCTCCCGGGCTTCCTCTGTCGGAGGAGGATATCCAGCTGGAGATGAACCGCCGCAAACCCGGCCAGTCCGAGGTTACCACTCCCAGACAGGAGAGCGACCGGGTACATATTCTCTCCGGTGTATTTGAAGGTCTGACTACCGGCACCCCCCTTGGAATAGTCCTCTACAATCAGGACATGCGCCCCAGCGCCTACGATGATATCCGGGAGCTCTTTCGTCCCGGCCATGCCGATTTTACCTACCTTGCAAAGTACGGAATCCGGGACCACCGCGGTTCGGGACGGGCCTCCGGCAGGGAGACCGCCGGAAGGGTGGCCGCGGGAGCGGTTGCGAAGAAACTTCTTGCGCAGCGGGGTGTCTCCGTTACAGCCTACACCCTGCGGGCGGCAGGAATTTCCTGCGAAAGCTTCGACCCTGCCGTTATCGAGAAAAATCCCATGCGGGCCTGCGACCCGGTGGCTGCCGAAAAGATGGTTGCCAGGGTCAAGGAGCTCTCGGAGATCGGGGATTCCGTCGGAGGTATCATCGAATGCCGCATTCAGGGAGTTCCCGCGGGACTGGGAGAACCGGTTTTCGATAAGCTGGACGCTGAGCTCGCCCATGCCATTCTGAGCCTGGGAGCCGTAAAAGGGATCGAATTCGGTTCCGGCTTTGCCTGCGCCGACATGCGGGGGAGTGAGCACAACGACTGGATGGATTCGGAGGGATTCCTGAGCAACAATGCCGGCGGAGTTCTGGGGGGAATATCCACCGGACAGGAGATTGTGTTCCGGGCGGCGGTAAAACCCACATCCAGCATAACGGTAAAACAGAAGACCCGGAACATCCGGGGAGAGGAACGGGAGATCGTAACCGAAGGACGCCACGATCCCTGCATCTGCCCCCGTATAGTCCCGGTTATGGAGGCCATGGCGGCGATTGTACTGGCAGACCAGTTCATGCGCCAGGAAGCCCGGGGCCGTAAAAACCAGGCTTGA
- a CDS encoding shikimate kinase — MNYIPSRPIIVSGIKHCGKSTLGRRLADELGLKFHDLDDLVVDLCRENRGGPDAITWEPREIYRRLGKSGFQELEIGALKRLSEQGGLYVLALGGGTPDNPDALPVLSGLGIMVYLYEEAEVLFSRIAARGIPPFLDEKAPWESFLELFRHRDTLYRSTADLVVELNGADVQDGAARIRKSLQEMDNVR; from the coding sequence ATGAATTACATCCCTTCCCGCCCGATCATTGTGTCGGGAATCAAACATTGCGGAAAATCCACCCTTGGTCGTCGCCTGGCAGACGAACTGGGTCTCAAGTTCCATGATCTCGATGATCTCGTGGTTGACCTGTGTCGTGAAAACCGGGGAGGACCGGATGCGATAACCTGGGAGCCCCGGGAGATCTATCGACGTCTCGGCAAATCCGGTTTCCAGGAGCTTGAAATCGGGGCGCTTAAAAGGCTCAGTGAACAGGGCGGATTATATGTACTGGCTTTAGGCGGCGGTACCCCGGACAATCCCGATGCCCTCCCCGTCTTGTCCGGACTCGGGATTATGGTGTACCTTTACGAAGAAGCGGAAGTCCTCTTTTCACGAATAGCCGCCAGGGGAATTCCCCCTTTTCTGGATGAAAAGGCCCCCTGGGAGAGTTTTCTCGAACTTTTCAGGCACCGGGACACATTGTACCGTTCGACGGCGGACCTTGTAGTCGAACTTAATGGTGCGGATGTTCAGGATGGTGCGGCCAGGATACGCAAGAGTCTTCAGGAGATGGATAATGTCAGGTAG
- a CDS encoding EAL domain-containing protein: protein MNNEKILIVEDERIIAIDLQRRLENFGYRVTGVAATGPQAIESVENEPPDIILMDIMLSGDMDGIDTAEIVKERFEIPVMFLTAYSDEKTLQRAKNVEPLGYILKPFKEKELYTSIDIALYKYSVDRQLKWQERWYSAMFSSIEDGIIATDTDGKVRFVNPVAVSILGRGSDELTGNPLGEVLEIYDSRAGRIDFTDLTNIPAEDLPFRFQDTILMNRSGDKIHVDGAFSMILGPRGENEGSVVALHDTSVVKHLSDRISYQASHDILTGLANREAFSMRLNSLVQNTLDVSITHALLYIDLDQFKVVNDTLGHRAGDEMLLQATSIIKSMVRTSDFCARLGGDEFGVILAHISISQAKLISERLLNRLVNHKMVWDDKVFTINSSIGLVKIDTESKDIQAILAAADDACFTAKEEGGNKIKLYDSTANIFQNRRNEMTWISKLNSAIEEDRLVLYYQPIVPLNGKYRTVKNEILLRIVSPEGDLIMPGAFIPAAERYNFMPTIDKAVVKKSLSAISSILREAPEEDMMFSINLSAGTLANEQFLGTIADLVTSSGVPSQYLCFEVTETAAISNMQVTNNFIKEMRNKGYSFSLDDFGSGFSSFNYLKTLPVDYLKIDGTFVSDMDENPIDRSMVEAINNLGHIIGTVTVAEFVRSKEILLLLKDIGVDYAQGYEIAAPSPLTQFSLAAPPLNASEP from the coding sequence ATGAACAACGAGAAGATTCTTATAGTTGAAGACGAACGGATCATCGCCATAGACCTTCAGCGAAGACTGGAAAACTTCGGTTACCGGGTAACCGGTGTCGCCGCGACCGGTCCCCAGGCGATAGAGTCCGTCGAAAATGAGCCCCCTGATATAATTCTCATGGACATAATGCTCTCCGGCGATATGGACGGTATCGACACTGCAGAGATTGTAAAAGAGCGATTCGAGATTCCCGTCATGTTTCTGACCGCCTATTCCGACGAGAAGACCCTGCAGCGGGCCAAAAACGTGGAGCCCCTGGGGTACATTCTGAAACCCTTCAAGGAAAAAGAACTCTACACGAGTATAGATATTGCCCTCTATAAATACAGCGTCGACAGGCAGCTCAAGTGGCAGGAGCGCTGGTACTCTGCGATGTTCTCCTCCATCGAGGATGGGATAATCGCCACGGATACCGATGGAAAGGTACGTTTCGTTAATCCCGTGGCGGTCTCCATTCTCGGACGGGGCAGCGATGAGCTGACAGGAAATCCCCTGGGAGAGGTTCTGGAGATATACGATTCCCGGGCCGGACGCATAGACTTCACGGACCTGACGAACATTCCCGCCGAGGACCTGCCCTTCCGGTTCCAGGATACAATTCTGATGAACCGCAGCGGAGACAAGATTCACGTGGACGGAGCTTTTTCCATGATCCTCGGCCCCCGGGGAGAAAACGAGGGGAGCGTGGTAGCCCTGCACGATACCTCGGTGGTAAAACATCTGAGCGACCGGATTTCCTACCAGGCAAGTCATGATATTCTTACCGGTCTGGCCAACCGGGAGGCTTTCTCCATGAGGTTGAACAGCCTGGTCCAGAATACCCTGGACGTCTCCATTACCCACGCCCTGCTCTACATCGACCTCGACCAGTTCAAGGTGGTCAATGACACCCTGGGACACCGCGCGGGGGACGAGATGCTCCTGCAGGCCACCTCCATCATCAAATCCATGGTACGGACCTCGGATTTCTGCGCGCGTCTGGGGGGGGACGAGTTCGGGGTAATTCTGGCTCACATATCCATCAGCCAGGCAAAACTCATTTCTGAACGGCTTCTGAACCGGCTGGTGAATCACAAGATGGTCTGGGACGACAAGGTCTTCACCATCAACTCCTCCATAGGACTGGTAAAGATCGATACCGAGTCCAAGGACATCCAGGCAATTCTGGCAGCAGCAGACGATGCCTGCTTTACCGCCAAGGAGGAGGGGGGCAACAAGATCAAGCTCTACGATTCGACGGCCAATATCTTCCAGAACCGGCGTAACGAAATGACCTGGATCTCCAAGCTCAATTCCGCCATCGAAGAGGACCGACTGGTACTCTACTATCAGCCCATCGTTCCTCTGAACGGAAAATACCGGACAGTCAAGAATGAAATCCTTCTGCGTATAGTCAGTCCCGAGGGAGACCTTATCATGCCCGGGGCCTTTATTCCTGCTGCGGAGCGTTACAACTTCATGCCCACCATTGACAAGGCCGTGGTCAAAAAGAGTCTTTCTGCAATATCCTCCATACTCAGGGAAGCCCCTGAGGAGGATATGATGTTCAGCATAAACTTGAGTGCCGGCACCCTGGCGAATGAACAGTTTCTGGGGACCATCGCGGACCTGGTGACGAGCTCCGGGGTTCCCTCCCAGTACCTCTGCTTCGAAGTCACCGAAACGGCGGCCATTTCCAACATGCAGGTAACCAATAATTTCATCAAGGAGATGCGAAACAAGGGCTATTCCTTTTCCCTCGATGATTTCGGCTCCGGTTTCTCCTCCTTCAATTATCTGAAAACCCTCCCCGTGGATTACCTGAAGATTGACGGCACCTTCGTTTCCGATATGGATGAGAATCCCATCGACCGCTCCATGGTGGAGGCCATCAACAATCTGGGACATATAATCGGAACGGTAACGGTGGCGGAGTTTGTAAGATCCAAGGAAATTCTCCTGCTCCTCAAGGATATCGGGGTGGATTATGCCCAGGGGTATGAAATCGCCGCCCCCTCCCCCCTGACACAGTTTTCCCTGGCTGCACCGCCGCTGAACGCCTCTGAACCTTGA